In Curtobacterium sp. L6-1, a genomic segment contains:
- a CDS encoding antibiotic biosynthesis monooxygenase, whose translation MTPQEPGSLQSSPETAGPPVTVSITRLVEPDRIPEVTRWVQSGVNLANRYPGFLGSGWVRSTARSREWHMLYRFADHDSLTTWENSDDRLRWLDLGRDLVVESRIEKRTGIEGWFDVPQDAPASTAPPRWKQAVSIWLGFFPVNLVFTVLVGWLLPSFAGLAALPRVLITTLVLTPIMTFWVLPFVTKLIRPWLLAPPRA comes from the coding sequence ATGACTCCACAAGAGCCAGGGAGCCTGCAATCGTCACCCGAGACCGCCGGCCCGCCCGTCACCGTGTCCATCACCCGCCTCGTCGAACCCGACCGCATCCCGGAGGTCACCCGCTGGGTGCAGTCCGGCGTGAACCTCGCGAACCGCTACCCGGGATTCCTCGGCTCGGGATGGGTGCGTTCGACCGCGCGGTCACGGGAGTGGCACATGCTCTACCGGTTCGCCGACCACGACTCCCTGACCACGTGGGAGAACTCCGACGACCGGCTGCGGTGGCTCGACCTGGGCCGGGACCTCGTCGTCGAGTCGCGGATCGAGAAGCGCACCGGCATCGAGGGGTGGTTCGACGTCCCGCAGGACGCTCCGGCGTCGACCGCTCCCCCGCGGTGGAAGCAGGCCGTGAGCATCTGGCTCGGGTTCTTCCCGGTGAACCTCGTGTTCACGGTCCTGGTCGGGTGGCTCCTGCCGTCCTTCGCGGGCCTCGCGGCGCTGCCCCGGGTGCTCATCACGACGCTGGTGCTGACGCCGATCATGACCTTCTGGGTGCT